The Pochonia chlamydosporia 170 chromosome 3, whole genome shotgun sequence genome contains the following window.
CTTTTGAACGGGTATGTAGAACTAGTCAAATCTGCATTTTTATCAATTGTCAGGAACGGCAATTGAGATTGAAAATGCCAGGAGCCCGAGTTCTACTACTTATGCTAacaatttttttttcgtAGGTTTTCATGACCCGCAGGGACGAACTAGCTAGCCAGCATGAACCCTTTGGTGACGCATACTATTTCGGACCCGAATGTGTCAGTGAGCGGTTCAAGGACGACCCTGCTCGCCGGGAAGAGAGTGGTGTATCAGGTGCCACGTTCAAGAATACATTTGAGGGATTTGATGAGGTGGCAAGACAGGTTCGCTTCTTCTCATGTGCAAATCTGTGTTCTTCCGCCGAAGATTTTGTTTACTGTGGTTGTGGCGGAGCTTGAGTGCAAGGAACATGCACCCTGTGCTACCTGCGTCACAGCTTGAGGCTAGCCATGATGCCACGGCCACATGTGTACACTTCAAGTGAAGTGAACTTTTCCGCCCACGACGACTCCCATTCCCCAGGTTATCTGGACATATTTTTTCAATTCTGCTTGCAGAATGTACCCTGGCATTATGTCCTACAGTTCTGGTTCAATCCCCAACACGTTGCTCTGGCCTGGTCACAACCGGCTGAAAAATCGGTTTCACTGCTATTTTCATGCACAAATCGTGTATGTGGACAAGACTTGACACGATTGTGAAGTATTGTCTACAGAAATGGGCAAACTGTCATCATCTCTTTCACGTCCAAATTGAAACCAAATTCCCGAGGATTGACACTTACCATGACATCCAGGGCAAGCGCGTCTTCATCAAAGACATGGCTTACTATTTCTTCCCAGCCCCCGGCGAGAACACTGAGATCGCGGCATCTCTTGGTGGTGGCGTAGAGCCAAATAATCCAACCGTAATTCCTTTTGAGATGTTGAAACAATTTCATTTCACGTTTCTCATCCGGCACCCGCGTCGCTCTGTCCCCTCTTACTGGAGGTGCACTATCCCACCTCTGAGAGAAGTCAGTGGTTTTGACTACTTCCTACCCAGTGAGATGGGATACGAGGAACTCGTCAGATTTTTCGACTGGGCCATCGAGAGAGGCCTCGTTGATAAGGATCGGCTGACGGTTGTGGATGCTGACGACTTGCTTGACAACCCCGAGGCTATTATCCGCAAGTATTGTGAGAGAACTGGGCTCACGTTCGATCCGGGCATGCTGAAGTGGAACGATGCAGACCAAGCGCACGCAGAGAAACTGTTCGCGAAGTGGAATGGTTTCCATGATGATGCTCTTGGGAATAGGGAACTCAAGGGTAGATCCCATGCTCAGGTATGATTGCAGCTGAACTTACACACAAGATACACAATCTTAGGTTCCGAAAGCTAACTGTGCATACAGAAAACACTCACCGTCGAGGCTGAGAACAAGGAGTGGGAGGccaaatatggcaaagaagccCAGCAAATCATTCGTGAGACTGTTGACGCCAATATTCCCTATTATGAGCATTTGAAACAGTATTGTCTGAAGGTGTAATTGCGCGTATTTTATATGCAGCTTGACAAATTTTGGTTCAAGAAGCATGAGAGAGGAAGGAAAAATAATGATCATGAAGGAAACAAAGCACAAGGATGCAAGGATGTTTTGGCATATGCTCTGGCAAAGGCTCGAGTTTACATATGGTACAAGGGTGGCCAGTGGCCTCTATCTGTTCGTACAAGTAGATTCCAGCAGCACGGGGCTGTCTGTGGAATCGGACCACCGTCCCAAGCCcagatacctaggtactggGCTTTCCGTTCATTTCAGGTCGCTCTGACGACTATTTTTCTCCCCCGGTTGTCCTGATTTCGATCAGGCATCATGATGCACTTCCCTCACACATACGTCTTAGAATTCCTCCTGAACTTGTAGTTTAGACGTAGGCTCCCTCATCAGGCCGTAAGCGTAGACTCTGCCTCCTTGCCAGAGGTGTACACTGGCTGCTCAAATAATCCGTGCGTGACATTCTTCGACCAAGACTCTGCGTACTCCTTATCCTGGTCATTTGCCCAGCTAATGGACACCTGAACCAACTCATTTTGACCATCTGTAGCCTCGCCCGCGCCAGCAACCGCAtttccatggccttgaccaGCCAAAacggca
Protein-coding sequences here:
- a CDS encoding Zn-dependent alcohol dehydrogenases (ISS) (similar to Beauveria bassiana ARSEF 2860 XP_008595600.1); the protein is MAPRPIFTITHPRACSTAFERVFMTRRDELASQHEPFGDAYYFGPECVSERFKDDPARREESGVSGATFKNTFEGFDEVARQGKRVFIKDMAYYFFPAPGENTEIAASLGGGVEPNNPTVIPFEMLKQFHFTFLIRHPRRSVPSYWRCTIPPLREVSGFDYFLPSEMGYEELVRFFDWAIERGLVDKDRLTVVDADDLLDNPEAIIRKYCERTGLTFDPGMLKWNDADQAHAEKLFAKWNGFHDDALGNRELKGRSHAQKTLTVEAENKEWEAKYGKEAQQIIRETVDANIPYYEHLKQYCLKV